Part of the Tenebrio molitor chromosome 4, icTenMoli1.1, whole genome shotgun sequence genome, gCAGGAAGGAGATCTGCGACCCTCTGGGGCCCGGCAACATCACTCTATGTCCTCTTTGCGACAAAGCCTGCAAGTACCAGAGACTGATAGACAGCTGCAAGTTCGCCCGATTGACCTATCTCTTCGACAATCCCGCGACTGTCTTCTTCGCAATCTTCATGAGTCTTTGGGGTAAGTCACCAAACAATACTGACAACAGTCTGACAGTATTTCGTCCAGCTACTGTTTTCTTGGAGCTGTGGCGCCGCAAGCAAAGCGTCATCCAATGGGAGTGGGACTTGCAAGGGACCGAGCAAGACGAAGAGCCCAGACCTGGTAAGTCCCAAAAGTGAGTGTCTttagattttgaaatatttttcagagTTCGAGACCAGCGTCAAGACTTATCGAACAAATCCGGTGACTCGCGAGAAGGAGCCGTACCTACCACCTTGGTCCAAAGCTGGTAGATTCTTAGCTACTGGTTCCGCCGTATTCTTCATGGTAGAGATTCATCTTTGACGTCAATTCCTTCGTTAACTCTTGTTTGGTTTGCAGTTAGTGGTAGTACTGTGTGCCGTCCTTGGAACAATAATCTATAGACTGTCTCTGGTTTCTGTCATATACGGGAGTGGAGGAACTTTTCTGAAACGACATGCCAAAATCGTGACTTCTGTCTCAGCCGCCTTGATcaacttgataataataatgtgcCTAACAAGGGTGAGTCTGTGGTGTAATCCTGACCCTCCACTACTTTTTCCTCCAGTTCTACCATAGACTAGCTATTTATTTGACGAACATGGAGAACCCCAGGACGCAGACTGAATACGAGGACTCGTACACCTTCAAGATTTTCCTTTTCGAGTTCATGAACTTCTACTCGTCCCTCATCTACATCGCCTTCTTCAAGGGCCGCTTCTACGCCTACCCGGGGGACTCGGCCATCCACCAGTCCATATTTTCGAGGGTCAAGGGCGACATCTGCGACCCGGCCGGTTGTCTGAGCGAGCTCTGCATCCAGCTGGCCATCATCATGGTGGGCAAGCAGGTTTTCAACAACTTCCTCGAGTTGTTCAATCCGTGAGTTGCACCCTTTGCTGAGATCTCCATCTAGGTGAGGCTCTTCCAGGAAGTTCTACAACTGGTGGCGGTACAGGACCCACCGCTCCAACACCAAAGACTTGACACGGAAGCACACCCGCTGGGAGGAGGACTACCACATGCAGGACCCCGGCAGGCTCGCCCTCTTCGACGAGTACCTAGAAATGAGTGAGTCCCACCACCAACTGAAGCTTTTGTGCAAAATGTGCTTTCAGTCTTGCAGTACGGCTTCGTGACGTTGTTCGTCGCCGCTTTTCCCTTAGCTCCTCTATGTGCCTTACTAAATAACATAGCTGAGATTAGACTGGACGCCTACAAGATGGTCACCCAAGCGAGGCGACCTCTTGCGGAACGAAGCGAAGACATTGGAGCCTGGTACGGCATCCTAAGAGCCATTACCTACACTGCCGTTGTCTCCAATGTAATTATCATCATTATCACTCTtattattttacttaaaatatttcgCAGGGGTTTGTTATTGCGTACACGAGCGATTTTATCCCAAGAATGGTTTACAAGTACAAATACTCTCCTACTGAAGATCTGGTTGGATACATAGACTCCTCCTTGTCCAGTAAGTCACCAGCAACTGGTTTGACAGTTcgttaagtattttttttagctTTCAACACTTCTGATTACTTCGCGGGGATGGGAGGGGACGACATCGACCCCCGTCCCCCCATTTGCCAGTACCGGGGGTACCGCAACGGTCCCGAAGACGCCGACAAATACGGATTGAGTCCCCAGTACTGGCACGTCTTCGCGGCTCGTCTGGCCTTCGTGGTCATCTTTGAGGTGCGTCCAACAGTTGTTTGTGCCCGTTCTGATGTTTGTCTTGCAGCACATAGTGTTTGCCTTGACGGGGCTGATGCAGTACGTCATCCCGGACGTGCCATCGGAGGTGAGACGCTCCGATGCGGAAGAACAACTTCTTGACGATTTGTTCCAGCTCAAGACCCAGATTCAGAGGGAGGCGCTTTTGGCCAAAGAGGCCAAGTATGAGCACGGCTTGAAGAAGAGCGACAATGACATGTACGAGGACCTCATGCACACGCTCAAAGAGAACAACAATCCGAGGCTGGAGACGACGAGGCCTGGTAAGAGGGTGGTGCTGGAAAACTTGGGTTGTAACGTGTTTTGTAGCCATGAGGGGGTCGTGGGCTCGGAGGTTGAGCAGGTTGTCTGATGGTCTGGACGCCCACGTGGAGGTTACCagtaggaaaaaaaattctgtggGTTCCACTGTGTGGGAggtgacataacctcaaatttttATAGGTTAGGTACAATAAGGAAATTATACATAAGTTGGTTGAAATGAATAAAGAGTTTTAGTTTTGAAGTGGttggtaaaaataaaaagaatttcGAAAAATTATGGGTTTTTTCTCTGTCTTGTCCAGTGTCTATGGTTCTTGTACAACATAACCAAAAATTGCTTACAAATATACTGAAAAGTTTATTGAAAATGCATTTATCTTTACAAATCTCAAAAGTATTGTCACAATCGCCGAGGCATCCTCGAAGCGCTCACTTCTGGAGCAAGGTACAGAGTTTATCGTAGACAGGTCCGAAGATCTTCAAGTAGGCGGAATTGGTGAGGTGGAGGTAGTCGTGCATGACGTGGTGCGAAATGGTCTGGTCGTTCTGGACGATGTTGTGGTGGATCTCCACCACGTGGACGTTGCTGGTGACTTCATCGGCGTTGGCTTCGTTGCAAAACTTGTCGATCAAGAAGGTATTGACGTGGTCGTTCCTCTCCCTGTAAGGATTGGAATACTGTCCTCTGGGCAGCAGCGTCTGCAAAATCCCGCTGAGACCCGGAACAATTCCGTGACAGACTCACCGGCAGGATTATGACGATGTTGCCCAACTTGTGCTTGATCTCCTTGATGATCTCCAAGATGCCCTCGAAGATCTCGTGCGGGGTGCAATCGGTGTTGTTGGTGCCGACGAAGAGGACCACGGCTTTGAGTTTGACGTTGAAGTCGAGTTCGCCGTTCTGGATTCGCCAGAGGACGTTTTCGACCCTGAAGTATCAAGGTTAGAGGATGCGAGTCGAGCGTGGGGGTGTACCTGTCGCCGCCGATGCCGAAGTTGACGCAGTGCAAGGAGCTTATCTTTTCCTGCCACAGAGTGGAGAATTGTAGCTGCTCGATGATGGAGTCGCCGATGAAGAGGATTTCCGATTCGCACGTCCGGGCCTGCTGGACGAAACGTTTGTGCTGGAAAGAGTCCAAATCTCGCAATATTCTTGTCGTgaggtatacagggtgtttttgaaatgcgtgcagaaattttaaccacgagctactggcttcatgtagaactcggaaaaaatatttaaaaaattctgtcaaaaaataaattacatttattttttgagctacaatttttttttattgtttttagtcttctacgttgtcaatcAAActtgtaggtaaaatttcggcacattttaaaaatacaccctgtatatcctattttataaaacgtacaccaatgcggtttccttgttttaaatcatatttcctataggttacttcacattggcgtacattttataaaacatgatatacatacagggtgtatttttaaaatgtgcccaaaattttacctacgaggttatAGGACTAAAAAacttgtagctcaaaaaataaatgtcattttacttttttggtctaaaaaatatttggaaattgtgttaagcagcaccgaattaaaaaacgatttgcgtgttttttttcacatttaatCCCATCTAGCACCTTCAACTCCTTTTGCTATGGAcgtgtttataaaaaatcctTCTGGTAAACAAATCATAAACAAATCGtaaacaaatttgacattcaCTGGGCCATTACGCTTTGTTGGATGATTGTCCAATTGTTGTTAAGGTCAAACTGGACGAGGGGACCGTGTCGGAAGATTTTTCAACAGTCATTTAACCGACTTCCTGGTGCACTTGATGTAATTAGCGGATAATTGAGGGCTCAATTTCTTAAGTGCGCGAAAATTGGACGGTTCGTAGTTATAAAATGACCGACGTGAAAAGTTTTAACGTTGAAAaagcaattattttttgtgaccGACGCGCAGATGTAAAAAAGCTAAAACTAGAAGCAATAGTTGTTCCACAATGGCGCTAACGATGTAAACGCTTCCCAGAAATgttttttcgtgttcgtttcctgagatatataaccgggaaagtggtatataatTAAATACACAAACTTTCTCGATtatgacatctgtcaaagataacctcaaaatttacaatgaattaatgttttttcagactttgcccaaacgaacacgaaaaatgttcATGCACTGccagttttcaggtattcggctTCTTTTGCAACACTCGGCTACCGCCTcttgcttcaaatttcggcctcatacctgaaaagtgatctgacagcgctactcatatgaaaataattatttcaactCAGTAAAcacgaaaaaatgtatttaccGGACTATTTCTTACGTCAATACATTTACTTTCAATTAGATGTTTAGCGagtatgcaaccaactatacaaTCGATATGCCCACCTCTTGAACAATGTTCcaagaatatttttctaaattttttaatttttttttctccacttCGTTGAAGTATTTACTTGTGAAATTAGATtccaagtaaatttatttttgatcgaataaaagtgaaaaaaattatctccCATGCAGTGTTTACACATTTCCTGGAGTTAACAAAAAAGTGCATTTGgatgaaaacaaataattcaTGAAAGAGATTCCAGCTTGGCACAAAGTACGCTAATTTAGATGATTGCTGTAGACGATGATTGAACTTTGGTAATAACTGGCTTACGTTATCTAGTGCTTCCTAGTACGataaactataaattatgaaatgagGATTAGGAAAATGCTTAGCAAAGAGAGATAAAAAAGattatacaggattattctaaatgactaaatgattgtagacgaagcaggccatgcccatgttatgaaatttttgccgctttcatgtgaactgtcaatttttgtcgctgtcactgtcacttTTAGGTGAAAATGCGGCgaagagaattttatttatttattttaattaacgattgaatccaaaaatgttgCGTTGTTTTGCGAccaattccaaaaatattacactcacttattcacatcactttgatgttttttatacagAGCGGCggccataaattttacattcagtttttacgcctccTTGGaccacaatcatttagaataaccctgtacctgctaagtaaaaaataattccgTATTTTCCTTTGAAACGTTTAAATCCTCCACAGGTACTCAATAAATTCTCTATAAATTAAAAGATAGTAATAGATCAAACATACCGTTGTTCGTAATTTTATCTATGTCTCAGTTAAATCTAAAGAATCTACAATTTTgattggatttaaaaaatctaatttacaGTTTGGATCAATCAGATCAAAGGATTGTAACACAAATCCCGTTCACATattaaaaatccaccacctgatGACTTCTAATGATCGCCACAAATTTAATGGGTTGGCACTTCCGAATAATTGACACACCTAGTTATTTGTCAAAGAGTTGTCTGTTGATTCGCTTTCTAGGTTAAGAttctagaaataaataatgacaatttgatttatttttaatttttaactgtcatatttgaatCTGATAGTCAAGTGCACCAACATAAAATCGTAAATTTGTTGCcaaccgaacaaaaataatttcagtcattaaaagtcacccaGTATATTTCACTCTCGCctaaagtctgtctcaattataaacttccaccaacactgcattgttgacagctaacctaaaatttagagccaaaaaaatatttctttttttctttctttgcaatgtcttacattaaaaatagaataacttaacgattcctattttcgaagcaaatatttaagggcaccctttgctgaaaacaaacatgttcaattatgtccccattaaacataaacaaatgtcattcgtgtcaaacggcgggaaattcaaactttacactgttctaaacggtttaatttttccaacgcctactcagcccaggatttcatttgaacgcgcgatacaaccggcaacactgtttagtgaaaaatgcgtcagatagtatttgttaggttatctgtcaatttccgtttttacaacctcaaattttagaataaaggaaaagaacgaaaaccttttttaaaatgcagcaagtaagtaggtagaaaatcaaattctaaaagcaaaataaatttatgaacaaattttaatgttttcgaatcatgtttataaaataattatattgccaactttgcttataagaatccccaatttagaaatatttatattttgccaacataattcaacaattggaaatttagaattgcgACCAACTATAGATCAAAATTCTACAGCGTTGCCACGCTTGTATAAATGTCGTTTCAGTggagaaaatttcaaaattcgacAACGATCTGAAAGTACATTCGCTTTATTGGCCTGATTTAGCCCTCTTTAAATTCCATCTGTTcctaaatttcaataaatccCTTTCCTCGGATAATGAAGTCAACGTTGCCGTGGACTCCATTTTGAATCATCTGATTTCTGAcatcttttttcaaaaactcatAGCTTTCACGATTTAAAGTCTGACGTCTGACAACAGCTAATCAGTAATTACTTGAGGTCAGGCAATGTTGCCATATCTACTTCACGTACCTacatgtcaaattatttataattttccatttttaataactaaatatttaaaaataaaataatgagtCATGCTATAGTGGAACTAAATAAAAGCAGATAGTTATTCTACATGgtcatttaatattttttgtaaaatgaaaatattcaagtactgtcgcgagcaataaattttggtcgtcaaatgtcatttcaaaatttggttagattggcacaaatttaaaaaaaattccctgcctgattatgcgcatgtcaacaaagtgtcaaaaaaagagaaaaaaatggttatgatatttatgactgttttacaatggagcattttcgattgcgtcaaagaatgaccttgacgaccaaaatttattgctcgcgaatGTATATATTTTGATTTCTATAGATTTAAGCAAAATACCGAACATGAAGGAAGaagaacaaagaaaaaacgttcaagaaaaacaaaattcacaCCGCATTCATACAATTTATAcatttcgtaaaattgtctatttgttacaataaaaaagcgaaataataataataatatgtagttaaaataatacagttccttatatcgggtgttcatttaaatttatcctcaaagttggcgttgcagagtcgattgtgaacgcaccactcatcagtctgcagaggaaaaacacaaacaacgcaaaaagtgatgTTAGATTTAagcagctgatccgtgatctgtaattcCTGGTGCGTtcgcaatcgactcttcaacgcctactttgaggataaatttaaatgaacacccgatattggCGATATTTAAAACTTATTATAAGAATATTTTAACCACTTATAACAAATCTGATTTTGTTATCACGGAGGGACAAATTTTGCATAACTTCGTACCTAATTGCACCTTTCGGTTAGCTgcaaataaaatgcaatacatatttattttattgaaccTGTCCTTGAACGCGATGTCTTTGTTTTTAGCATGACAACACGAATCGCAATTAcactttttgcaaaaaacactgtcAGCTCTCCTGTGAAAAAATAAGCTCGGTATTGCACATTtatcaacaaataaataaatagaaacaGGTGCCAGGTGGCTTTATCTTGATTTGAGAccaataaattttctccactTTCCCGACTTAAGAAGCGTCAGGGTCAGCTTATCTCTCTTCACGCCGCCTTGGCGAAATTGCGATAACATCGCCATTTCAGGGGTCACTAAATCGTAATAAAAACATGCAGAAACGCACCAAATATTTTTAGCTGATTATCATATAAACATTTGCCTAAATATAATTATGTGTATCACTGGGCGAACAAAAATAGAGGCGGcaaaaaaagataaatgtgtcaaaatcGGATCAAGATATCTACTCGGTTGAAATGTGTTTACTCGGTggaaaatgaataaataacgagataatgaaataaatgtataaGTGGGAAAGGATCATACCATGCTCAATTTCCGTTCGTCGCCGTCATGATCTTCGGACAGTTTGGGAATCACGCAAGGATTCATCCTTCTATTGGCGGACGAAATAAATTGGACTGGAACAGGATGTCGGTTCAAGTTCATGTGAAGCTCTATAAGTCTATAACCTATCTctatgttattattttctgCACGGTTTGCTTATTACAACGAGTCGGTACAGAAACCTGTAAGTAGTAAGCACAACCGCCGGGAGATGGCGCTGAACGTAACAATTGCAAGAATACTACCAAGTCGAGTGAGGTGACCACAAGAATATGCTAAAtgtgtaatttttgaaattttgcaaacaataaaaaatatttacaatttttatgtaaTGATTGAAAAGCTGGTCATGAACTCTGGCCACGATTTTTTCAACAATGTAATAGAATTGTTCAATTATGTAAATGACGATTTTCCAAACCATTAAAAATACTAACAATGGTCGGCGCATGCATGTCCGTTTGTTATAAACTCGTATCCGCAAGGAAAAATTACCATTTGTCCGCATCGAGTCAAAATGATATtgccatattttattttcctgtGTTTGGTGTTGGGCGGTAGGGCTCAACAAGCTCACAAGAGCAAAGTAATCTCTGGAGTGCCTCAAAAACTGTAAGTACGATTAGTGAACGCTGGGTATACGAAatgttgtgatttttttaggAACGAGTTTAACATGGGTGTGATGAGGAAAACTGACGAGCTTTTGATGAATCTTCTCAAAATCGTGCAAAACGACACACCTCTGGTGGTCTTGATCAGAAATAAGGGTCTCGAAGAGCGCAGAAggctaaataaaaatgttgacgATATGTTGGTGAAGCTCACAaggacgttaaaaaaaaaataattcaagtgCTGAAGTATGTTGCGATCAGTAAAATCTTTGATTTGgttgtttttttgtatttgtatttttgtgaATGGTTTGAATAAAAAGTATTATTAGAGTATCAAATAATCGTGTTTAGGACAAAAggaaaaagtggaaaaatCTAGAAAACTGCAAAAAATGAAAGACGACTGCCAAGACCAAAAGGTTGAAGGAAACGAGGAATTTTTCAAGCGCTTTGTACAAAACGAAAATAtctaaataatttagaatGGATAATGATAAGTGTGAAGAGAATAATTTTCTACTTctgtacaacaaaaatttacgAGAAGCAAGTTTTAAATCTCTACTAATAAGTTCCAAAAGAGTTCGATAGAGATAAGTCTGGACGTCGCAGTGGCTCCCATCATGTTGTTCGCCCAACAAAGGACAAGGTCTCTACTCAAAGTTGAAACCAATTCCAATCGAGGCTTTTTctattgaattatttaaacTTGCGTGTTGGTtctgcaattattttctcacaCTGTAATTTGCGTCAATATTGAGGTTGATGATTGTTTCATCGACTAATGAGAGAGATGAAACGATTTTATTGACTCAACTTGCTATGTTATTTTAGACACCTGAGTTGGTCAAAAAATGTTCTGAAAGAAAAATCTTGAAACTtgactattttatttttgaagagttcaaaatgttcaaaaattaaaaactaaataaaaagaCAGCATAACTAAAGTAGAAAGagaaagaaacaaattaaaaaaaagactgAAAACTtctaattatattattatggatGACAGTATTTGGAGGAATCAGGAACAAGGCATAAATaagtaatgataataataactttattattaatgagTCTTAGACGTCATAGTGTCGCTTTCGTTGCTCTCCGGTCCGAGTCTGCGACGATTTgagcgtgacgattttagcgtattgcgtgacgattttagcgtgtcgcatgaaactaattcgcTGCCCGTGTGGTgtgcctaaagaagttttcgcttcaaaaatatgtatttatggTCAGTAACAGACTAATAAAAGCGAGGAGAATGTAATATCTTCAGGTTGGCAatgaaagacgaaagaaagaaaaactaattgaaaaatatttaaggtAACTAAAAACGAGGAAAAggtaaaattatttatgttattaattttctctagttaaattttaaagcattgactaaatt contains:
- the LOC138127534 gene encoding anoctamin-4-like gives rise to the protein MDNKDLVNTVFIETERGNASNGSSRRPSNESTCSLNVPFERQPTPQVFTITDTTTLVKSRSRSLINIDKCQKAGSADQDTFLNGIEESPKDKPGVNYRRGSLQSDKKGNFPAVKDAFGPQLVNDALMTLPGTPIPSLVQEDPDDEFTEIPPPTPAEKDEILDPESLYFRDGRRKIDMVLVYEEEELGVMTEAEARRRDNRRVFQENLVKEGLELELEHKDISFDGRTWFLKIHLPWKTKTRYAAVMGMKLPIKRFITISVKAWDDEKSQNKKETFWTKLQQKFQNFTQYNSDLIPEEPSFYESTKGTDREEQFVVKDRVTSYSSAQRSLIVMQILLRVKFDETDKVGIRRLLNDNTFLACFPLHEGRWEKHQSDGKILDRRKLYLEWARPGKWMQKQPLCLVRKYFGDKIGLYFCWLGFYTKMLIAPAIVGTLCFLYGLVTIDSPDNIPTKEICDPLGPGNITLCPLCDKACKYQRLIDSCKFARLTYLFDNPATVFFAIFMSLWATVFLELWRRKQSVIQWEWDLQGTEQDEEPRPEFETSVKTYRTNPVTREKEPYLPPWSKAGRFLATGSAVFFMLVVVLCAVLGTIIYRLSLVSVIYGSGGTFLKRHAKIVTSVSAALINLIIIMCLTRFYHRLAIYLTNMENPRTQTEYEDSYTFKIFLFEFMNFYSSLIYIAFFKGRFYAYPGDSAIHQSIFSRVKGDICDPAGCLSELCIQLAIIMVGKQVFNNFLELFNPKFYNWWRYRTHRSNTKDLTRKHTRWEEDYHMQDPGRLALFDEYLEMILQYGFVTLFVAAFPLAPLCALLNNIAEIRLDAYKMVTQARRPLAERSEDIGAWYGILRAITYTAVVSNGFVIAYTSDFIPRMVYKYKYSPTEDLVGYIDSSLSTFNTSDYFAGMGGDDIDPRPPICQYRGYRNGPEDADKYGLSPQYWHVFAARLAFVVIFEHIVFALTGLMQYVIPDVPSELKTQIQREALLAKEAKYEHGLKKSDNDMYEDLMHTLKENNNPRLETTRPAMRGSWARRLSRLSDGLDAHVEVTSRKKNSVGSTVWEVT
- the LOC138127593 gene encoding platelet-activating factor acetylhydrolase IB subunit beta homolog; translation: MNLNRHPVPVQFISSANRRMNPCVIPKLSEDHDGDERKLSMHKRFVQQARTCESEILFIGDSIIEQLQFSTLWQEKISSLHCVNFGIGGDRVENVLWRIQNGELDFNVKLKAVVLFVGTNNTDCTPHEIFEGILEIIKEIKHKLGNIVIILPTLLPRGQYSNPYRERNDHVNTFLIDKFCNEANADEVTSNVHVVEIHHNIVQNDQTISHHVMHDYLHLTNSAYLKIFGPVYDKLCTLLQK